One stretch of Natronolimnobius baerhuensis DNA includes these proteins:
- a CDS encoding Gfo/Idh/MocA family protein translates to MTLNAAVVGCGNIADAYFAAKDRFEDYEIVACGDLQQDLAERKADEHGLEARPTDDLVADPEIDIIINLTPPSVHADVLVDALEAGNHVYTEKPLATTVADAERILEAATETDKLVGSAPDTVLGAGVQSARAALEAGHIGRPIGATAHWMTGGHEVWHPNPDLYYQEGGGPLFDMGPYYVGALITLLGSATTVTGAVGQAFDERTIGSGDRAGETIDVEVPTHEAGVVTFENGAIANLQFSFDATGGSSGPFPLFEIYGTEGTLQVPDPNNFDGEVRVRNSGREPFETLEHTHDYTAGRGAGVADLARAVRDDDWSHRTSGQRALHGLEIMAGLRTAAEQEEHVTLEHGCSQPAPLPESFPK, encoded by the coding sequence ATGACTCTCAATGCCGCCGTCGTCGGCTGTGGCAACATCGCCGACGCCTACTTCGCCGCGAAAGACCGCTTCGAGGACTACGAAATCGTCGCCTGTGGCGATCTTCAACAGGACCTCGCCGAACGGAAAGCCGACGAACACGGCCTCGAGGCCCGCCCTACTGACGACCTCGTTGCAGACCCCGAGATCGACATTATAATCAATCTGACGCCGCCGAGCGTCCACGCCGACGTGCTCGTCGACGCACTCGAGGCCGGCAATCACGTCTACACCGAGAAGCCACTCGCGACGACCGTCGCGGACGCCGAGCGGATTCTCGAGGCCGCCACAGAAACCGACAAGCTGGTCGGCTCCGCGCCGGATACGGTGCTTGGCGCTGGGGTCCAGTCCGCACGCGCGGCACTCGAGGCGGGCCACATCGGTCGGCCAATCGGGGCGACGGCCCACTGGATGACCGGCGGCCACGAGGTCTGGCACCCGAACCCGGATCTGTACTATCAGGAGGGTGGCGGCCCGCTGTTCGATATGGGGCCGTACTACGTCGGTGCGCTCATCACGCTGCTGGGATCGGCCACGACCGTCACGGGTGCTGTCGGGCAGGCCTTCGACGAACGAACGATTGGCAGTGGCGACCGCGCCGGCGAGACCATCGACGTCGAGGTGCCGACCCACGAGGCCGGCGTCGTCACCTTCGAGAACGGCGCGATTGCGAACCTCCAGTTCAGTTTCGACGCAACGGGTGGCTCCTCCGGGCCGTTCCCGCTATTCGAAATCTACGGCACCGAGGGCACGCTGCAGGTTCCCGATCCGAACAACTTCGATGGCGAGGTTCGGGTGCGAAACAGCGGTCGTGAGCCGTTCGAAACGCTCGAGCACACCCACGACTACACCGCTGGCCGCGGCGCGGGCGTCGCCGACCTCGCGCGAGCGGTTCGAGACGACGACTGGAGCCACCGCACCAGCGGCCAGCGCGCGCTCCACGGCCTCGAGATCATGGCCGGGCTTCGGACGGCCGCCGAGCAAGAGGAACACGTCACGCTCGAGCACGGCTGTTCCCAGCCAGCGCCGCTGCCGGAGTCGTTCCCGAAGTAA
- a CDS encoding metal-dependent hydrolase, producing MLPPGHVGVAYLLYSLYAHGRFRRAPGSGPALAVLVGSQFADLIDKPLWVLNVFPTGRDLAHSLFFAASLIVVVYAIGFARGWTETATAFVIAHLSHVAADIPLRALLGYPFGTEFLFWPVLPHFTFGFSERWFEPPALVETVVTPLTDSTTFLAFEGVLFALVIVLWYADGCPGLEYLRRGSEADSQQVVN from the coding sequence GTGTTACCGCCAGGGCACGTCGGTGTTGCCTACCTGCTGTACTCGCTGTACGCACACGGACGATTCCGCCGAGCGCCGGGATCGGGACCCGCGCTTGCCGTGCTCGTCGGCTCGCAGTTCGCCGATTTGATCGACAAGCCACTCTGGGTACTCAATGTTTTTCCGACCGGGCGCGACCTCGCGCACTCGCTGTTTTTCGCCGCTTCGCTGATTGTCGTCGTCTACGCCATCGGGTTCGCTCGCGGGTGGACCGAAACGGCGACCGCGTTCGTTATCGCCCACCTGTCGCACGTGGCCGCCGACATCCCGCTGCGAGCGCTGCTTGGCTATCCCTTCGGCACCGAATTCCTGTTCTGGCCGGTCCTTCCACACTTTACGTTCGGCTTCAGCGAGCGGTGGTTCGAGCCGCCGGCGCTCGTCGAAACGGTCGTCACGCCACTGACCGATTCGACGACGTTCCTCGCATTCGAGGGCGTGCTCTTCGCCCTTGTAATCGTGCTCTGGTACGCCGATGGCTGTCCCGGCCTCGAGTATCTCCGTCGTGGATCCGAGGCTGACAGTCAGCAGGTTGTTAACTGA
- the cmk gene encoding (d)CMP kinase, with protein sequence MATPPLITLSGPPAAGTTTCSELLSMAFGYEVVNGGDIFRDLAAERNLSVAEFTAVAESDPDIDRELDRRLEAAIDAHLTGEREPTGEGLVVESRLSGWHADGRATLSVWLDAPLEVRADRLEDRDETPAELRERERSDADRYREYYDIDIDDLSPYDLVINTGTLSADATFQAVKTAIDDVTGVEHTYREL encoded by the coding sequence ATGGCTACGCCGCCACTGATCACGCTCTCGGGACCGCCTGCGGCCGGGACGACGACGTGTTCGGAACTGCTCTCGATGGCGTTTGGCTACGAAGTGGTAAACGGTGGTGACATCTTCAGGGACCTCGCCGCCGAGCGCAACCTGTCTGTTGCGGAGTTTACCGCCGTCGCTGAATCCGATCCCGACATCGACCGTGAACTAGATCGTCGACTCGAGGCCGCCATCGACGCTCACCTCACTGGCGAGCGTGAGCCGACCGGCGAGGGGCTGGTCGTCGAATCTCGCCTTTCGGGATGGCACGCCGACGGCCGCGCGACGCTATCAGTCTGGCTCGACGCGCCGCTCGAGGTGCGTGCGGATCGACTCGAGGATCGAGACGAAACGCCCGCGGAACTCCGCGAACGAGAACGAAGCGATGCCGACCGGTATCGAGAGTACTATGATATCGACATCGATGATCTGTCACCCTATGACCTCGTGATCAACACGGGAACGCTCTCGGCGGACGCAACGTTTCAGGCGGTGAAGACGGCTATCGACGACGTCACTGGCGTCGAGCACACGTACCGAGAACTGTAG
- a CDS encoding MutS-related protein — MDLESIPGVGEKTARALSDLDDPEQALRAGDVATIATAPGISQGRAARIARGAIRDEHDDPGGFLATSRAREIYREVLGLLKDRTVTNYAAARLETIYPSPCRSRIEEVREFACDALERDPDPDVLEALDGVEPLRESGDVRVRERCLATMDAERYSEAREAIPELSVEVVEDAQGLAELARGYSTVIALDESFTGVTIDGDVQVRPDALETPAEVVPERPLAFFARNRNRLRAAIAVHRVADLETDCDLDALEDGLSRLEDDGTVAGDEELDRLTTAVDDLDVAAGAAESVANDHLREAIREEDVTIEGADLLSLVERGAGVDSLLSRELADEYAAAVEAAREHLIDALDLDTGEAEIARRAFSDEPTFPVERDEDAVSRLREELTAAKERRAGRLKRDLAADLADQRADARDLVHAALELDVELAIARFADEFECELPTFVWDAAETAGTATGFTIEGGCSPLLPEPLEEIDPVDYEVSGVALLSGVNSGGKTSLLDLVASVVVLAHMGLPVPAEDAELRRFDDLHYHAKTQGTLDAGAFESTVREFADLAQGGEGSLVLVDELESITEPGASAKIIAGILEALAENDATAVFVSHLADEIREMANYEVTVDGIEAVGLVEGELEVNRSPVKDHLARSTPELIVEKLATEAGTDAGEATRTNGGEPAADAQAEPLFYDRLLEKFD, encoded by the coding sequence ATGGACCTCGAGTCGATCCCGGGCGTGGGCGAAAAGACCGCACGGGCGCTGTCGGACCTCGATGACCCCGAGCAGGCGCTGCGCGCGGGCGACGTGGCGACGATTGCGACCGCACCCGGGATCAGCCAGGGCCGAGCCGCCCGCATCGCTCGCGGTGCAATTCGGGACGAACACGACGACCCCGGCGGGTTTCTCGCCACCAGTCGCGCACGAGAGATCTATCGCGAGGTCCTCGGCCTGCTCAAAGACCGCACTGTCACGAACTACGCCGCGGCTCGCCTCGAGACGATCTATCCGAGCCCCTGTCGCTCGCGCATCGAGGAGGTTCGCGAGTTCGCCTGCGACGCCCTCGAGCGCGACCCAGATCCCGACGTACTCGAGGCGCTCGACGGAGTCGAACCGCTTCGAGAATCGGGCGATGTCCGCGTCCGCGAGCGCTGTCTGGCGACGATGGACGCCGAACGCTACAGCGAGGCTCGCGAGGCAATCCCGGAACTCTCGGTCGAGGTCGTCGAAGACGCGCAGGGACTTGCTGAACTCGCTCGGGGCTACTCGACGGTGATCGCACTCGACGAGTCCTTCACCGGCGTCACCATCGACGGGGACGTGCAGGTCCGACCCGACGCCCTCGAGACCCCCGCCGAAGTCGTCCCCGAGCGCCCGCTCGCCTTCTTCGCGCGCAACCGGAACCGACTCCGGGCCGCGATTGCGGTTCATCGCGTCGCCGACCTCGAGACCGACTGCGATCTGGATGCTCTCGAGGACGGCCTCTCTCGACTCGAGGACGACGGGACTGTCGCGGGCGACGAGGAGTTAGATCGGCTGACGACAGCGGTCGACGACCTCGACGTGGCCGCGGGCGCAGCCGAAAGCGTCGCGAACGACCACCTACGCGAGGCGATCCGCGAGGAGGACGTGACCATCGAGGGCGCGGACCTGCTCTCGCTGGTCGAACGCGGTGCTGGCGTCGATTCGCTCCTCTCTCGAGAATTGGCCGACGAGTACGCAGCAGCCGTCGAGGCAGCCCGCGAGCACCTGATCGACGCACTGGATCTCGACACCGGCGAGGCAGAAATCGCCCGGCGCGCGTTCAGCGACGAGCCGACGTTTCCGGTCGAGCGCGACGAGGACGCCGTCTCCCGACTGCGGGAGGAACTCACCGCCGCCAAAGAACGCCGCGCCGGACGGCTCAAACGCGATCTCGCAGCCGATCTGGCTGACCAGCGTGCAGACGCTCGCGACCTCGTCCACGCCGCCCTCGAGTTGGACGTCGAACTCGCGATTGCCCGGTTCGCGGACGAATTCGAGTGCGAGTTGCCCACTTTCGTCTGGGACGCTGCGGAGACGGCCGGGACGGCTACCGGCTTTACCATCGAGGGCGGGTGCTCACCGTTACTTCCGGAACCGCTCGAGGAGATCGATCCCGTCGACTACGAGGTCTCGGGCGTTGCCTTGCTCTCGGGCGTCAACAGCGGTGGGAAGACCTCGCTGCTCGACCTCGTCGCGAGCGTCGTCGTCCTCGCCCACATGGGGCTGCCAGTCCCCGCCGAGGACGCCGAACTACGGCGATTCGACGACCTGCACTATCACGCGAAAACACAGGGTACGCTCGATGCGGGCGCGTTCGAGTCCACAGTCCGGGAGTTCGCCGACCTCGCCCAGGGTGGCGAGGGCTCGCTCGTCCTCGTGGACGAACTCGAGAGCATCACCGAACCCGGTGCGTCGGCGAAGATCATCGCAGGCATCCTCGAGGCGCTCGCAGAAAACGACGCGACGGCGGTGTTCGTCTCGCACCTGGCCGACGAGATTCGCGAGATGGCGAACTACGAGGTAACCGTCGACGGCATCGAAGCGGTGGGGCTGGTTGAGGGGGAACTCGAGGTCAATCGCTCGCCGGTCAAAGATCACCTCGCCCGGTCGACGCCGGAGCTGATCGTCGAGAAGTTGGCGACCGAAGCGGGTACCGACGCAGGGGAGGCAACTCGCACGAACGGCGGCGAACCCGCAGCCGATGCGCAGGCGGAACCGCTATTTTACGACCGGCTGCTCGAGAAGTTCGACTGA
- a CDS encoding ORC1-type DNA replication protein, whose product MGDDPEGGMLSWDESVFRDEHVFEIDYIPETFKHRDSQMQSLTYALRPAVRGSRPLNVMVRGPPGTGKTTSLQKLFDEVGAQTSDVRTIRVNCQVNATRYSVFSRLFEGTFDYEPPSSGISFKKLFGQIAEKLVEEDKVLVVALDDVNYLFYENEASDTLYSLLRAHEEHPGAKIGVIVVSSDPALDVIDELDSRVQSVFRPEDVYFPVYDQPEIVGILEERVTRGFHDGVISRETLEYVATLTAESGDLRVGIDLLRRAGLNAEMRASRTVERQDVEEAYEKSKYINLSRSLSGLADTEEALLEVIAHHDGKQAGDIYEAFHDQTDLGYTRYSEIVNKLDQLGLIDAEYAEVDGRGRSRSLTLSYEKDAILERLE is encoded by the coding sequence ATGGGTGACGATCCCGAGGGCGGGATGTTGTCGTGGGACGAATCCGTGTTTAGAGACGAGCACGTCTTCGAGATCGACTACATCCCCGAGACGTTCAAACACCGCGACAGTCAGATGCAGAGTCTGACCTACGCGCTTCGCCCGGCAGTCCGGGGCTCGAGGCCGCTGAACGTCATGGTCCGCGGGCCACCCGGCACCGGAAAGACGACCTCGTTACAGAAATTGTTCGACGAGGTCGGAGCCCAGACCAGCGACGTGCGGACGATCCGGGTCAACTGCCAGGTCAACGCCACGCGCTACTCGGTGTTCTCGAGGCTGTTCGAAGGAACGTTCGACTACGAGCCGCCCTCGTCCGGAATCTCCTTTAAGAAATTGTTCGGCCAGATCGCCGAGAAACTCGTCGAGGAGGACAAGGTACTCGTCGTCGCCTTAGACGACGTGAACTACCTCTTTTACGAAAACGAAGCCTCCGATACGCTGTACTCGCTGCTTCGCGCCCACGAGGAACACCCCGGCGCGAAAATCGGCGTCATCGTCGTCTCCTCCGATCCCGCACTCGACGTGATCGACGAACTCGACTCCCGGGTTCAGAGCGTGTTCCGGCCCGAAGACGTCTACTTCCCGGTCTACGACCAGCCCGAAATCGTCGGCATCCTCGAGGAACGCGTGACTCGGGGCTTTCACGACGGCGTCATCTCACGCGAGACGCTCGAGTACGTCGCGACACTCACCGCCGAAAGCGGCGACCTGCGCGTGGGAATCGACCTCTTGCGCCGGGCGGGACTCAACGCCGAAATGCGCGCGAGTCGGACGGTTGAGCGCCAAGATGTCGAGGAGGCTTACGAGAAATCCAAGTACATCAACCTCTCGCGTAGCCTCTCAGGTCTGGCCGACACCGAGGAAGCACTGCTCGAGGTGATCGCACACCACGACGGCAAGCAAGCCGGCGATATTTACGAGGCGTTCCACGACCAGACTGACCTCGGCTACACCAGATACTCCGAAATCGTCAACAAACTCGACCAGTTGGGGCTGATCGACGCCGAATACGCCGAGGTCGACGGCCGCGGGCGCTCACGGTCGCTGACGCTTTCCTACGAGAAAGACGCCATTCTCGAGCGCCTCGAGTAA
- a CDS encoding amidase gives MPIRPPTADELQDLGSELFLELTDDESEFFREQIVESHEDYETVRSYQPNPRLGGTEPRMRSAGTRPDDADNPHQLWVSRCDVRGDDGGDLEGWDVAIKDNICVAGVEMTCGSHVIEGYVPDVDATVVSRLLEAGADVVGKTNMDDMALTRTGHSAFGTITNPHDEDHLAGGSSGGSAVAVVEDEVDMAIGSDQGGSVRIPAALCGIVGHKPTHGLVPYTGCVGLEHMIDHPGPMATDVETVARTLSVIAGSNERDLRRPEPVPVEQYEEHLTGETSDLSIGVLEEGFGKPAGDPAVEDAVLDSLDLLEERGATVDDVSVPLHADASALHSVCTNEGLVAALSGQGVGHGWKAWYNVSWIESFGKFRQAQGDDFPAALKLSLLTGAYMATEYHSRYYAAGMNLVVELAQQYDEVLAEYDVLAMPTVDVTAPECDPDRTEFERIEELEIPGNTSPFNRTGHPAVSVPAGDVDGLPVGCMFVGSRFDDATALDAGYALEQARNEQSN, from the coding sequence ATGCCGATCCGACCGCCAACAGCGGACGAGTTGCAGGACCTGGGTTCGGAGCTGTTTCTCGAGTTGACAGACGACGAAAGCGAGTTCTTTCGAGAGCAGATCGTCGAGAGTCACGAGGACTACGAAACCGTCCGGTCGTACCAGCCGAACCCGCGCCTCGGCGGTACTGAGCCGCGAATGCGGTCGGCCGGCACCAGACCAGATGACGCCGACAACCCACACCAACTGTGGGTCTCCCGCTGTGACGTGCGCGGCGACGACGGCGGCGACCTCGAGGGGTGGGACGTCGCCATCAAGGACAACATCTGCGTTGCGGGCGTCGAGATGACCTGTGGTTCACACGTCATCGAGGGCTACGTCCCTGACGTCGACGCGACGGTCGTGAGCCGCCTGCTCGAGGCCGGCGCGGATGTCGTCGGCAAAACGAACATGGACGATATGGCGCTCACGCGCACCGGCCACAGCGCCTTCGGGACGATCACGAACCCACACGACGAGGACCATCTGGCTGGCGGCTCGAGCGGCGGCAGCGCGGTCGCTGTGGTCGAAGACGAGGTGGACATGGCGATTGGCTCCGATCAGGGCGGCAGCGTCCGCATTCCGGCGGCGCTCTGTGGCATCGTCGGGCACAAGCCGACCCACGGGCTCGTGCCGTACACGGGCTGTGTCGGCCTCGAGCACATGATTGACCATCCCGGCCCGATGGCAACCGACGTCGAAACCGTCGCTCGGACGCTCTCGGTGATTGCAGGCAGCAACGAGCGTGATCTCCGGCGGCCGGAGCCGGTTCCCGTCGAACAGTACGAGGAGCACCTGACCGGCGAGACGAGCGACCTCTCGATTGGCGTCCTCGAGGAAGGATTCGGCAAGCCAGCGGGCGATCCAGCCGTCGAGGATGCGGTCCTCGATTCACTCGACTTGCTCGAGGAACGCGGGGCGACTGTCGATGACGTGTCGGTGCCGCTGCACGCCGACGCCTCGGCGCTGCACTCGGTCTGTACGAACGAGGGGCTGGTCGCCGCGCTCTCGGGGCAAGGCGTCGGCCACGGCTGGAAAGCCTGGTACAACGTCTCGTGGATCGAATCATTCGGCAAGTTCCGTCAGGCCCAGGGCGATGACTTCCCCGCAGCGCTGAAACTCTCGTTGTTGACTGGCGCGTACATGGCAACTGAGTACCACTCCCGGTACTACGCCGCCGGGATGAATCTCGTCGTCGAACTCGCACAACAGTACGACGAGGTGCTCGCCGAATACGACGTCCTCGCGATGCCGACCGTCGACGTGACGGCCCCCGAGTGCGACCCTGACCGAACCGAGTTCGAGCGCATCGAGGAACTCGAGATTCCGGGCAACACGTCGCCGTTCAATCGGACCGGCCACCCCGCCGTCAGCGTCCCCGCAGGCGACGTCGACGGTCTGCCAGTCGGGTGCATGTTCGTCGGCTCCCGGTTTGACGACGCGACGGCCCTCGACGCGGGCTACGCACTCGAGCAGGCACGGAACGAGCAGTCGAACTGA
- a CDS encoding ASCH domain-containing protein, producing the protein MGTIDASDLLPAERLRTAALEGEVTQLHRGDAHASEGDTFDIEGTTFKVVEVREERLGELTDEDARAEGSSDLESYKRRIERTHDLEWDDNRTAVLHRFEPIS; encoded by the coding sequence ATGGGAACAATCGACGCCAGCGACTTGCTGCCGGCCGAGCGACTCCGCACCGCCGCTCTCGAGGGCGAAGTCACACAACTCCACCGGGGCGACGCACACGCTTCCGAGGGCGATACGTTCGATATCGAGGGGACGACGTTCAAAGTCGTCGAGGTCCGCGAGGAACGACTCGGCGAGTTAACTGATGAAGACGCCCGCGCGGAGGGCTCGTCCGACCTCGAGTCGTACAAGCGCCGAATCGAACGAACGCACGACCTCGAGTGGGACGATAACCGAACCGCAGTGTTGCATCGGTTCGAGCCAATCTCGTAG
- a CDS encoding DUF368 domain-containing protein — protein sequence MGYERVDLVVNRLELLRSYGYGLCMGTADALPGVSGGTVALLLGFYGQLLAAITALTPRRAATVLSGYRSDRREEAREALLEMDLQFLLPLGVGMVTAVVLIAGVVSSLAESNPYPMFGFFAGLIAASAIALGKSLEFASWRHVAVAAVGGGLALLVAADIVSLPGSGPAVIFVAGAIAISAMILPGISGALILILFGQYVYLSDQLSAFVSALGGLPRGGEVAALVDPGTTVVIFVAGGLVGLFTIARVVRAAMARQRELTLIFLVSLIAGSTPAPLHNISEHTASTPVWTTETAVITAGWMLLGALALFALEYLVGGFDPE from the coding sequence ATGGGGTATGAACGCGTCGACCTCGTCGTGAACCGTCTCGAACTCCTCCGGTCGTACGGCTACGGGCTCTGTATGGGCACAGCAGACGCCCTCCCCGGCGTCTCCGGCGGCACCGTTGCCCTCCTGCTTGGCTTCTACGGCCAACTGCTCGCCGCGATTACGGCGCTGACGCCGCGCCGGGCCGCGACCGTCCTCTCGGGCTATCGGTCCGACCGACGCGAGGAGGCCCGCGAGGCACTCCTCGAGATGGATCTGCAGTTCCTCCTTCCGCTCGGGGTCGGAATGGTTACCGCCGTCGTGCTCATCGCCGGCGTCGTCTCCTCACTCGCGGAGTCGAACCCCTACCCGATGTTCGGCTTCTTCGCCGGTCTGATCGCCGCCTCGGCGATTGCACTCGGCAAGAGCCTCGAGTTCGCCTCGTGGCGTCACGTCGCGGTCGCAGCGGTCGGCGGCGGACTGGCGTTGCTCGTCGCCGCGGATATCGTCTCGCTGCCGGGCAGCGGCCCGGCCGTCATCTTTGTCGCGGGCGCAATCGCGATCAGCGCGATGATCCTCCCCGGCATTTCGGGGGCGCTCATCCTAATCCTGTTCGGCCAGTACGTCTACCTCTCTGACCAGTTGAGTGCGTTCGTCAGCGCGCTCGGCGGGCTTCCACGGGGTGGCGAGGTCGCCGCACTCGTCGACCCCGGAACGACCGTCGTCATCTTCGTCGCCGGCGGCCTCGTCGGCCTCTTTACGATTGCTCGCGTCGTCCGCGCTGCGATGGCTCGCCAGCGCGAGTTGACCCTGATCTTCCTCGTCAGCCTCATCGCCGGCTCGACGCCCGCGCCGTTGCACAACATCAGCGAACACACCGCCAGCACGCCCGTCTGGACCACTGAAACAGCCGTGATAACCGCCGGCTGGATGCTCCTCGGGGCGCTCGCGCTGTTCGCCCTCGAGTATCTCGTCGGCGGGTTCGACCCAGAATAG
- a CDS encoding DUF1059 domain-containing protein, translating to MPYRFVCSDDHCAFLVHSSSTDEVERLVRAHVRMAHGGRIDPADLERGIEHIEPA from the coding sequence ATGCCATACCGATTCGTCTGTTCAGACGATCACTGTGCGTTTCTGGTCCACTCGAGTAGCACGGACGAGGTCGAACGACTCGTGCGCGCCCATGTCCGCATGGCCCACGGCGGCCGGATCGATCCGGCCGACCTCGAGCGCGGCATCGAACATATCGAACCCGCCTGA
- a CDS encoding MOSC domain-containing protein encodes MAHIDRLTVYPVKGLDGIDCDTASILEGGTLESDREFALFDADGDVINGKRTDRVHDLETGFDPETTTLTVAPPDGDSLAFDLESAAGRERAADWFSDYFGLEVTLERDRSLGYVDRREMGPSVISTATLREVASWFDDADLTVDSVRRRMRANVEVGGVEPFWEDRFVGEEAPAFEAGDTTLEGVTPCGRCVVPQRDPETGETLEGFRARFLERREATFPDWADEDAFDHYYTLMVIMRIPETDRGGALAVGDSITSTDESASSSDFDDGHTQQVR; translated from the coding sequence ATGGCTCACATCGACCGACTCACCGTCTATCCCGTCAAGGGACTCGATGGCATCGACTGCGACACCGCATCGATACTCGAGGGTGGCACACTCGAGTCCGACCGAGAGTTCGCCCTGTTCGACGCGGACGGCGACGTGATCAACGGCAAGCGAACGGATCGCGTCCACGACCTCGAGACTGGCTTCGATCCTGAGACGACGACGCTCACTGTCGCACCTCCCGATGGCGACAGCCTCGCGTTCGACCTCGAGTCGGCGGCCGGCCGTGAGCGTGCAGCCGACTGGTTCAGCGACTACTTCGGTCTCGAGGTCACGCTCGAGCGCGACCGCTCGCTCGGCTACGTGGATCGACGCGAGATGGGACCGTCGGTGATCAGCACGGCCACATTGCGCGAAGTCGCCTCCTGGTTCGACGATGCGGACCTCACTGTTGATAGCGTTCGGCGACGAATGCGAGCAAACGTCGAAGTCGGCGGCGTCGAGCCGTTCTGGGAGGACCGCTTCGTCGGTGAGGAGGCACCTGCGTTCGAGGCTGGCGACACCACACTCGAGGGCGTCACGCCCTGCGGACGCTGTGTCGTCCCCCAGCGCGACCCCGAGACGGGCGAGACACTCGAGGGCTTCAGAGCGCGCTTCCTCGAGCGCCGCGAGGCGACGTTTCCCGACTGGGCCGACGAGGACGCGTTCGACCACTACTACACGCTGATGGTCATCATGCGGATTCCGGAGACAGACCGCGGTGGCGCTCTCGCAGTCGGCGATTCGATCACGAGTACAGACGAGTCAGCCTCCTCGAGTGACTTCGACGACGGCCACACGCAGCAAGTGCGGTGA
- a CDS encoding DUF892 family protein, whose translation MTTRDPPPHDALEGELARLYGLEQGIDTALETISNDVAIDTLDTIRELECREQLQYAIDQRRAQTDDRSARLEEAFDALNTSPETRPVPELDGLVGDKEKFNNVVLNDEVRPLYYVETMLKLEALECTRYERAISLARSLEDDAGDTIAEAVAPNYEAACDVQAELEALADGEAVDRLLAASQIDDADRASLDPYQ comes from the coding sequence ATGACTACGAGAGACCCACCCCCACACGACGCACTCGAGGGCGAACTGGCTCGTCTCTACGGGCTCGAGCAGGGAATCGACACCGCACTCGAGACGATATCGAACGACGTCGCAATCGACACGCTGGATACGATTCGCGAACTCGAGTGCCGCGAGCAGTTACAGTACGCCATCGACCAGCGACGGGCGCAAACGGACGACCGCAGCGCTCGTCTCGAGGAGGCCTTCGACGCACTGAATACGTCCCCCGAAACGCGACCCGTCCCTGAACTGGACGGGCTCGTCGGGGACAAAGAGAAGTTCAACAACGTCGTCCTGAACGACGAGGTACGGCCGCTGTACTACGTCGAGACGATGCTGAAACTCGAGGCGCTCGAGTGTACGCGCTACGAACGAGCGATCAGCCTCGCCCGCTCGCTCGAGGACGACGCGGGCGACACCATCGCGGAGGCGGTCGCGCCGAACTACGAGGCGGCCTGCGACGTGCAAGCGGAACTCGAAGCACTCGCCGACGGCGAGGCAGTCGACCGCCTTCTGGCTGCGAGTCAGATCGACGACGCCGACCGAGCGTCGCTCGACCCGTACCAGTGA
- a CDS encoding DUF5789 family protein, with protein MNHTDTADERRSLAVGEITQLFEDATFPLTTADVIDRYADVEIVYPHESDPLQTVLETSGHETYESQDDLELAIFNGVRRDAVGRPRYSDRGDSPHDTDTTRLQQSF; from the coding sequence ATGAATCACACCGACACTGCCGATGAGCGACGATCACTTGCCGTCGGGGAGATCACCCAGCTGTTCGAGGACGCGACATTTCCACTGACGACCGCGGACGTGATCGACCGGTATGCGGACGTCGAAATCGTCTATCCACACGAATCCGATCCGCTCCAGACAGTCCTCGAGACGTCCGGCCACGAAACCTACGAGAGCCAGGACGACCTCGAGTTGGCGATCTTCAACGGCGTCAGGCGTGATGCTGTGGGACGACCGCGATACAGCGACCGCGGCGATAGCCCACACGACACCGACACGACCCGGTTGCAACAGTCGTTCTAA